One Paenibacillus riograndensis SBR5 DNA segment encodes these proteins:
- a CDS encoding sugar O-acetyltransferase, translating to MKTEKQKMLNGELYMGWDPELTRERAYARRMTRIYNQTTELDDELRVQILKELMGSTGENLGMEPNIRVDYGYNIHVGEHFYANFDCTILDVCEVRIGNNCLFGPGVQVYTATHPVDPSERIKGPEYGKPVTIGNNVWVGGQAIINPGVTIGDNVVIASGAVVTKDVPDNVIVGGNPAKVIKKIDL from the coding sequence ATGAAAACAGAAAAACAAAAGATGCTCAATGGAGAACTGTATATGGGTTGGGACCCTGAGCTGACACGTGAGCGGGCATATGCCAGAAGGATGACGCGCATATACAACCAGACTACCGAATTGGATGATGAGCTGCGGGTGCAGATTCTCAAAGAGCTTATGGGCTCGACGGGTGAAAACCTGGGTATGGAACCGAATATACGGGTTGACTATGGCTACAATATTCACGTTGGGGAACACTTCTATGCGAATTTCGACTGCACGATCCTGGATGTCTGCGAGGTGCGGATAGGTAATAACTGTTTGTTCGGACCCGGGGTTCAGGTGTATACGGCTACACATCCTGTGGATCCATCGGAAAGAATTAAAGGTCCCGAGTATGGCAAGCCAGTAACGATTGGCAACAATGTATGGGTTGGTGGACAAGCAATTATTAATCCGGGTGTAACAATTGGCGATAATGTCGTTATCGCTTCAGGAGCCGTGGTAACTAAGGATGTTCCGGACAACGTGATTGTCGGTGGTAATCCAGCAAAAGTGATTAAAAAAATTGATCTTTAA